A single Methanothrix sp. DNA region contains:
- a CDS encoding symporter small accessory protein, with product MLGIEDPWIWGVYILCILSTLLCVIYGIVNWNRGSELEAQEILEEAAWESREEEMEEKELGL from the coding sequence ATGCTCGGCATTGAGGATCCTTGGATCTGGGGCGTCTATATTCTCTGTATACTAAGCACACTCTTATGCGTGATTTACGGCATTGTCAACTGGAATCGAGGCAGTGAGCTTGAGGCACAGGAGATCTTAGAGGAGGCTGCCTGGGAATCGAGAGAGGAGGAGATGGAGGAGAAAGAGCTGGGGTTGTGA
- a CDS encoding metallophosphoesterase, whose product MTRIIALSDTHLMNDDRLPVAVVALARRADIILHAGDFVSLQAYSDLKSLGRLVAVRGDSDSPQLKSLLLEREVLDVEGVRIGLVHRASHSSDLLGAEMMAREMDCDVLVFGHIHRPIIERGNRLLISPGSITLPRMSAPSLAEIEIEEGRVQGRIIPIGSPVCNYLRYAEELGKRRAEE is encoded by the coding sequence ATGACCAGGATAATAGCTCTCTCTGATACCCACCTGATGAATGATGACCGCCTCCCTGTGGCGGTGGTGGCACTGGCAAGGAGGGCGGACATCATCCTTCATGCCGGAGACTTCGTCTCCCTTCAGGCCTACTCTGACCTGAAGAGTCTAGGCAGGCTGGTGGCAGTGAGGGGAGACTCAGACTCGCCCCAGCTCAAGAGCCTCCTGCTGGAGAGGGAGGTGCTGGATGTGGAGGGGGTGAGGATCGGCCTTGTTCACAGGGCCTCACACAGCTCCGATCTGCTTGGGGCGGAGATGATGGCCAGGGAGATGGATTGCGATGTCCTGGTATTCGGACATATCCACCGCCCCATCATAGAGAGGGGCAATAGGCTCCTCATCTCTCCTGGCAGCATCACTCTTCCCCGGATGTCTGCTCCCTCGCTGGCTGAGATTGAGATCGAAGAAGGCAGGGTGCAGGGCAGGATCATTCCCATCGGAAGCCCGGTCTGCAATTATCTGAGGTATGCTGAGGAGCTGGGAAAAAGGAGGGCTGAAGAATGA
- a CDS encoding S-layer protein domain-containing protein: MLIIRIVLVMALTITVMHLGLLSGAIAQDAIEVATVRGHLADGNAIWRADDFGWFYYDLDENSGGEELLIKDLEGRRAKKGSIIYSSRTWSKQFEYAPWGSYGVVGLMGKPYLASYPESSFTEEVSSLARGELREILRDEDEEYTLTSNDTLPLAQGYSLLAAGASKKNGVVNFILLKDGKPVYGSVVSIGDTFVYKVNDVPVILAHLANSMRSDDGGFVSVDGVFQISDSPIAKLVEGGVLGIMKLDDLSEDGIEFRNDIELNLKRNSSIHLIPSLPLIILDQPELIYYPLGIIDDYGVHEIRGPTFSDTFFPVEVAGYDSTALARWNAANYSGFFFNPKDMLGNEALVLYSVDGRTASPPVNPVIFEENNTFFQKGFQYTTMLEPKEFDFEPWGEYYVINFLGVQWFAGYDSSGTGTKAKKSLLEQEYLGKVLWDTKLQGRTFAGNYTLQEGYEIRIHDVSNDSIFLELSKDGRFIESSVVKPNSTYIYKKDLGDVDDLPVLMVHVENVFTNETKGFATIDAIFQISDQYLIPVERGDVIGKMRIAKIYPFGIIMVNDEYIHLNRGSKTHIAPMMNIRVADNDTLRYYLYNEQYVVPAPGAPLISIPDNITSNAPVNISMFEQAAEIRRVDVEIVDSSNRTVFSRDITNLGRGSGEFWLFEWTWNATVLRLSDDNSQIMDMGDNLVPALLRLNQSSPEEQVGVYFNSTGRIGRILDSNSIYYVSRSEYQKLKVASDYDTMIANDTLRRQFIKIEPGVSTLRFQDIVNGRLNPSNENHTLQGTIASLEPHAREVGADPGRYELRARIENAVNAMLATGEYFNVTPAPMRDIYLGSAEALPGETVSIPVEVPSSGMERAIDLRYDSTIAQALDISGNCSPTWQLDGAQLDGVQLDQGQLGRGEGRIKINFPANCSKAELSFRTIGANSSVNINATGWSGFEPEDITNGTITVLPLKSTADETKKGNAPGYAVSLITVSLALVLHLRRRG; this comes from the coding sequence ATGTTGATAATCAGAATCGTTCTGGTGATGGCATTGACCATCACTGTTATGCATCTGGGGCTTCTCTCCGGGGCAATTGCACAGGATGCAATAGAGGTGGCCACAGTCCGGGGCCACCTCGCCGATGGCAACGCCATCTGGAGGGCGGATGACTTCGGCTGGTTCTACTACGATCTGGATGAGAACTCCGGGGGAGAAGAACTGCTGATAAAAGATCTGGAGGGAAGAAGGGCAAAGAAGGGCAGCATAATCTACTCCTCCCGTACATGGTCAAAGCAGTTTGAGTACGCCCCCTGGGGGAGCTACGGGGTGGTAGGCCTCATGGGAAAACCCTATCTGGCCAGCTATCCCGAGAGCTCTTTTACAGAAGAGGTCAGCTCATTGGCCAGAGGAGAGCTGCGAGAGATACTCAGAGATGAGGATGAAGAGTACACCCTGACCTCCAATGATACCCTTCCTCTCGCTCAGGGCTACTCTCTGCTCGCTGCCGGGGCCTCGAAGAAGAACGGAGTGGTGAACTTCATCCTCCTGAAGGATGGAAAGCCCGTCTACGGATCTGTGGTGAGCATCGGCGACACCTTCGTCTATAAGGTAAACGATGTCCCGGTGATTCTGGCGCATCTGGCCAACTCCATGAGAAGCGATGATGGGGGATTCGTCTCAGTGGACGGTGTCTTCCAGATAAGCGACAGCCCGATTGCCAAGCTCGTCGAGGGAGGAGTCCTGGGCATCATGAAGCTGGATGATCTCTCAGAGGATGGGATTGAGTTCAGAAATGACATCGAACTGAACCTCAAAAGAAACAGCAGTATCCACCTGATTCCCTCTCTCCCGCTGATTATCCTTGATCAACCAGAGCTGATCTACTATCCACTGGGCATAATCGACGATTATGGGGTTCATGAGATAAGAGGTCCAACATTCAGCGACACCTTTTTCCCTGTGGAGGTAGCGGGTTATGACTCAACTGCCCTGGCCAGATGGAATGCCGCGAACTACAGCGGTTTCTTCTTTAATCCAAAAGATATGCTGGGAAATGAGGCCCTGGTTTTATACTCTGTCGACGGTCGGACGGCCTCTCCTCCTGTTAATCCGGTCATCTTCGAGGAAAACAATACCTTTTTTCAAAAAGGTTTTCAATACACAACGATGTTGGAACCCAAGGAATTTGATTTCGAGCCCTGGGGAGAATACTATGTGATTAATTTCTTAGGTGTGCAGTGGTTTGCTGGATACGATAGCAGTGGAACCGGCACAAAGGCAAAGAAAAGCCTGCTGGAGCAGGAGTATCTGGGGAAGGTTCTCTGGGATACAAAGCTGCAAGGACGGACATTCGCCGGCAACTACACCCTCCAGGAGGGATATGAGATTCGCATTCATGATGTGAGCAATGACAGCATATTTCTTGAGCTTTCAAAGGACGGAAGGTTCATAGAGAGCTCAGTGGTCAAACCCAACTCCACATATATCTATAAGAAGGATCTGGGTGATGTGGATGATCTGCCGGTGTTGATGGTTCATGTCGAAAATGTATTCACCAATGAGACGAAGGGCTTTGCCACCATCGATGCCATCTTCCAGATATCTGATCAATATCTGATTCCAGTGGAAAGAGGCGATGTAATTGGCAAGATGCGGATTGCCAAGATCTATCCCTTTGGCATAATCATGGTCAATGATGAATACATCCATCTGAACCGTGGTTCCAAGACCCACATTGCCCCGATGATGAACATCCGGGTGGCGGACAACGATACACTGCGATACTATCTCTATAACGAGCAGTATGTTGTTCCAGCTCCAGGTGCTCCATTGATAAGCATCCCAGATAATATAACCTCGAACGCTCCCGTCAATATCTCCATGTTCGAGCAGGCGGCGGAGATAAGACGGGTTGATGTGGAGATTGTGGACTCCTCAAACCGAACGGTGTTTTCCAGGGATATCACAAATCTCGGCCGGGGGTCGGGTGAGTTCTGGCTCTTTGAGTGGACCTGGAATGCCACCGTCCTTCGTCTCAGTGATGACAACAGCCAGATCATGGATATGGGGGATAATCTGGTACCAGCATTGCTGCGTTTGAACCAATCCTCTCCCGAAGAGCAGGTGGGGGTGTACTTCAACTCGACAGGGAGGATCGGCAGGATACTGGACAGCAACTCCATCTATTATGTATCCAGGAGCGAGTATCAGAAGCTGAAGGTCGCCTCGGATTATGATACAATGATCGCCAATGATACCCTCAGGAGGCAGTTTATAAAGATTGAGCCAGGGGTCAGCACTCTGCGCTTCCAGGACATTGTAAATGGCAGATTGAACCCCAGCAACGAGAATCATACCTTGCAGGGGACGATTGCCTCTCTTGAGCCCCATGCAAGGGAAGTTGGAGCTGATCCCGGACGGTATGAGCTAAGGGCGAGGATAGAGAATGCTGTCAATGCCATGCTGGCGACGGGAGAGTACTTCAATGTCACTCCCGCTCCCATGCGCGACATATATCTGGGTTCGGCAGAGGCCCTGCCCGGCGAGACCGTCTCCATTCCAGTGGAGGTCCCATCTTCCGGAATGGAAAGAGCGATCGATTTGAGATATGATTCCACCATTGCTCAGGCTCTTGATATATCTGGCAATTGCAGCCCCACCTGGCAGCTTGATGGGGCACAGCTTGATGGGGTGCAGCTTGATCAAGGGCAGCTTGGGAGGGGCGAGGGAAGGATCAAGATCAACTTCCCTGCCAACTGCAGCAAGGCGGAATTGAGCTTCAGAACGATTGGAGCAAATTCGAGCGTCAACATCAATGCAACTGGATGGAGTGGCTTTGAGCCGGAGGATATCACCAATGGCACCATAACCGTACTTCCCCTAAAGAGCACTGCAGATGAGACAAAGAAGGGCAATGCCCCAGGTTATGCCGTATCTCTTATCACAGTGTCCCTTGCCCTTGTACTCCATCTGAGGCGGAGGGGCTAG
- a CDS encoding imidazoleglycerol-phosphate dehydratase has product MLQLNRRETKETCIDVALETEGSGRIDIRTGIELLDMILTNMGKGASFDLKIRARGDFETGDHHTIEDTGITLGRAIAQTIKSGIGSSTVPSGQALAAAAVRFGEPGYRGEFSLESESFGGMALENLSHFLRALAYSGGFTLIVRADDGDDSSKIEGMSIALGRAIKRALKDSGK; this is encoded by the coding sequence ATGCTACAGCTGAACAGAAGAGAGACAAAGGAGACCTGCATCGATGTAGCCTTGGAGACTGAGGGTTCGGGTCGCATTGATATCAGGACGGGGATTGAGCTCTTGGATATGATCTTGACCAATATGGGAAAAGGGGCATCCTTCGATCTGAAGATCAGGGCCAGAGGAGATTTTGAGACCGGAGACCATCACACCATTGAGGATACGGGGATAACCCTGGGAAGGGCAATCGCCCAGACGATAAAAAGCGGTATTGGGAGTTCAACTGTGCCCTCGGGCCAGGCCCTGGCGGCGGCAGCAGTGCGCTTCGGAGAGCCCGGATACCGGGGGGAGTTCAGCCTTGAGAGCGAGAGCTTTGGGGGCATGGCCCTGGAGAACCTCAGCCACTTCCTCCGTGCCCTGGCCTACAGTGGTGGGTTCACTCTGATAGTGAGAGCTGATGACGGGGATGATAGCAGCAAGATCGAGGGCATGAGCATTGCTCTGGGCAGAGCGATTAAGAGGGCCCTGAAAGACTCCGGAAAATAA
- a CDS encoding lactate utilization protein — MEHPDKYSAVNLLPDLNLDTEKWNRIPEEQAIVSTVKAIEGRGIEVIRSQDGSQALARIKELIPPGSEVMNGSSTTLIEIGFQDLMDSGKHEWKNLKQVVTSENDAHKRANLRRKTVTSDYFLSGVNAIAMTGELVACDASGSRVGAWPYGAGRLLLVAGVNKIVPTLEDALRRIKEFTFPLEDVRSHNVYGVASMIGKCVILANESQPGRVTLLLIDGSYGY; from the coding sequence ATGGAACATCCCGACAAGTATAGTGCAGTTAACCTGCTGCCCGATCTCAATCTCGATACAGAGAAATGGAACCGGATACCTGAGGAGCAGGCCATTGTATCAACTGTAAAGGCGATCGAGGGGCGAGGGATAGAGGTTATAAGATCGCAGGATGGCAGCCAGGCGCTGGCCAGGATCAAGGAGCTGATTCCTCCCGGATCGGAGGTCATGAATGGCTCTTCGACCACCCTCATCGAGATAGGCTTCCAGGATCTCATGGATAGTGGCAAGCATGAATGGAAAAATCTGAAGCAGGTGGTAACTTCAGAGAATGATGCTCACAAGAGGGCCAACCTCAGGCGCAAGACCGTCACCTCCGATTACTTCCTCTCGGGAGTGAATGCCATAGCCATGACCGGAGAGCTGGTAGCCTGTGATGCTAGCGGAAGCAGAGTTGGTGCCTGGCCTTATGGTGCAGGAAGGCTGCTGCTGGTGGCAGGGGTGAATAAGATCGTCCCCACCCTAGAGGATGCCCTGCGCCGCATAAAGGAGTTCACCTTTCCCCTGGAGGATGTTCGCTCTCACAATGTCTATGGGGTTGCCAGCATGATTGGAAAGTGCGTCATCCTTGCCAATGAGTCCCAGCCTGGCCGGGTGACGCTTCTCTTAATAGATGGAAGCTATGGATATTGA
- a CDS encoding sodium:solute symporter, which translates to MNLLLFNVIILIYLLITLYLGYRGWKGTKDTEGYLVAGRKAHPYIMAMSYGATFISTSAIVGFGGNAGLFGMGLLWLTFFNIFVGIFIAFVFYGKRTRRMGHNLNAMTFPELLGRRFDSKFIQYFSGLVIFLGMPLYASVVLIGAARFMETTLAIDFDVALLIYSVIIAAYVVWGGLRGVMYTDAFQGTIMFIGMAFLLLMTYSHLGGIAISHQSLTDMAHLVPGNLAQMGHKGWTEMPISGSSWWWTLVSTIVLGVGIGVLAMPQLAVRFMTVKSGRELNRGVLIGGIFILFMTGVAFTVGALSNVFFLQTQGDIAIKVAGGNADSIIPVYINAAMPEWFVYIFMLTLLAAAMSTSSSQFHTQGSAIGRDVYETISQKRGGSSIMVTRAGIILAMVIAVTLGYVLPDNIIARGTAIFFGLCASAFLPMYTTALYWKRATKAGAIAGLLTGTFVTVLWYLFIHKAEAVPLGISKMLLGRDLLVADMPWPVVDPIMVALPLAALVTVVVSLITKRMDRGHLEDCFRGLK; encoded by the coding sequence ATGAATCTACTTCTATTCAATGTCATCATATTGATATACCTTCTGATCACTCTTTATCTCGGCTATCGGGGATGGAAGGGTACTAAAGACACAGAGGGCTACCTTGTAGCAGGCAGGAAGGCCCATCCTTATATCATGGCCATGAGCTATGGCGCGACATTTATCAGCACCTCGGCCATAGTGGGATTTGGCGGAAATGCAGGGCTTTTCGGTATGGGTCTGCTCTGGCTTACATTCTTCAATATCTTTGTGGGAATATTCATAGCCTTTGTCTTCTACGGCAAAAGAACCAGAAGGATGGGGCATAACCTCAATGCCATGACCTTCCCTGAGCTGCTCGGGAGGAGATTCGACAGCAAATTCATCCAGTACTTCAGCGGCCTGGTGATCTTTCTTGGAATGCCCCTTTATGCCTCAGTGGTCCTGATAGGGGCAGCAAGATTCATGGAGACCACTCTGGCCATAGACTTCGATGTGGCATTGCTGATATACTCAGTTATAATCGCTGCTTATGTTGTCTGGGGAGGGCTTCGGGGGGTCATGTACACCGATGCCTTTCAGGGCACCATCATGTTCATCGGCATGGCCTTCCTCCTGTTGATGACCTACTCCCATCTGGGAGGAATAGCCATCTCCCACCAGTCCCTCACAGACATGGCCCATCTCGTTCCCGGCAATCTCGCTCAGATGGGGCATAAAGGCTGGACAGAGATGCCCATCTCCGGCAGCAGTTGGTGGTGGACGCTGGTCTCCACCATAGTCTTAGGGGTGGGAATAGGAGTCCTGGCCATGCCACAGCTTGCTGTTCGGTTCATGACTGTCAAGTCCGGCCGGGAGCTTAACCGGGGGGTTCTGATTGGAGGGATATTCATCCTCTTTATGACCGGGGTCGCCTTCACAGTGGGGGCCCTCTCCAATGTCTTCTTCCTCCAGACCCAGGGCGATATAGCCATCAAGGTTGCCGGCGGGAATGCCGATAGCATAATACCCGTCTATATCAATGCGGCGATGCCGGAGTGGTTCGTCTATATCTTCATGCTCACCCTCCTGGCAGCAGCGATGTCCACCTCCAGCTCGCAGTTCCATACCCAGGGAAGTGCCATTGGCAGGGATGTATATGAGACGATAAGCCAGAAGAGAGGGGGCAGCTCCATCATGGTCACCAGGGCAGGCATAATTCTGGCCATGGTGATCGCTGTCACACTCGGTTATGTCCTTCCAGACAATATAATCGCCCGGGGCACTGCAATCTTTTTCGGCCTGTGCGCATCTGCATTCCTTCCCATGTATACCACTGCTCTGTACTGGAAGAGGGCCACTAAAGCAGGAGCTATCGCCGGCCTGTTGACAGGAACATTTGTAACCGTATTATGGTATCTGTTCATCCACAAAGCAGAGGCAGTGCCACTGGGAATAAGCAAAATGCTCCTGGGCCGGGACCTGCTGGTGGCGGATATGCCCTGGCCAGTGGTGGATCCGATTATGGTTGCCCTGCCACTGGCGGCACTTGTCACAGTTGTGGTGAGCCTGATCACAAAGAGAATGGACAGAGGACACCTGGAGGATTGTTTCCGGGGGCTGAAATAG
- a CDS encoding sugar phosphate isomerase, whose product MSEPIKTFHESTDLQCSFLEKLLHLDMPSVADFSESMVDFLQPSPENKFVYGLAAGRSALALYSFMQLIQNHFENVFPFTLEDPVQRHYRRGMNLGIAISGSGETQSVNKYISDFITRGGDIKLITANERGTAYKMVSEYERGEVLVIKARTKHATEKDTRSRLSPLGTEFELEVLAFLNALFADIQCRLKGICDTSCPEYQSIIMDLIENARLISGMDPQHLEEWLIRLLPRSGRYIIGGVGRSGLVARAFEMRFTHLNKISYWERDFNTPSFQIGDVYIPITGTGNTYETLKGTNMALAKGADVMPITANPSSRLASILNDCKRGRDIAVVPVKEEYQNLFSGDSSSTTWLMSDYTKFRYPIFEINASIFTNSVVAVGAEFLGIVEAGMRRMHV is encoded by the coding sequence ATGTCAGAACCGATAAAAACCTTCCACGAATCCACTGATCTGCAATGCAGCTTTCTGGAGAAGCTGCTGCATCTGGATATGCCCAGCGTGGCAGATTTCTCCGAGTCCATGGTGGACTTCCTCCAGCCTTCACCAGAGAACAAATTCGTCTACGGCCTTGCGGCGGGACGGTCAGCTCTTGCCCTTTACAGCTTCATGCAGCTCATCCAGAACCATTTTGAGAACGTTTTTCCCTTCACCCTGGAGGACCCTGTTCAGAGGCACTACCGCAGGGGGATGAACCTGGGCATTGCCATATCAGGCTCTGGGGAGACACAATCGGTTAACAAATATATAAGCGATTTTATCACTCGCGGCGGGGACATCAAGCTCATCACCGCCAATGAAAGAGGAACCGCCTACAAGATGGTGAGCGAATATGAGAGAGGGGAGGTCTTGGTGATCAAGGCCAGGACGAAGCATGCTACAGAGAAGGATACGCGTTCCAGGCTATCCCCTCTGGGCACGGAGTTCGAGCTGGAGGTTCTGGCCTTCTTGAATGCCCTTTTCGCAGATATTCAATGCCGGCTCAAGGGTATCTGCGATACAAGCTGCCCGGAGTATCAATCCATAATCATGGATCTGATAGAGAATGCCAGGCTCATCTCCGGCATGGACCCCCAGCATCTGGAGGAGTGGCTGATCAGGCTCCTGCCCCGCAGCGGAAGATATATCATCGGCGGAGTGGGCAGATCGGGGCTGGTGGCGAGGGCCTTTGAGATGAGGTTCACCCATCTCAATAAGATCAGCTATTGGGAGAGGGATTTCAATACCCCCAGCTTTCAGATAGGGGATGTCTACATACCAATTACCGGAACCGGCAACACCTATGAGACTCTGAAGGGGACGAATATGGCCCTGGCAAAGGGAGCTGATGTCATGCCTATAACTGCCAATCCCTCATCCCGCCTGGCCTCCATCCTGAACGATTGCAAAAGAGGCAGGGATATCGCTGTGGTGCCAGTGAAGGAGGAATACCAAAACCTCTTCAGCGGCGACTCCTCCTCTACCACCTGGCTTATGTCAGACTATACCAAGTTCAGGTATCCCATCTTTGAGATCAATGCCTCAATATTCACCAACAGCGTAGTGGCAGTGGGGGCGGAGTTCCTGGGCATAGTAGAGGCTGGCATGAGGCGGATGCACGTTTGA
- a CDS encoding redox-regulated ATPase YchF translates to MLSVGLAGKPNSGKSTFFKAATLVEVDIANYPFTTIDANHGVSYVRVPCACRDLGIEKGCGRCNDGVRFIAIELIDVAGLVPDAHLGKGLGNEFLDALRVAEAVIHVLDASGGTDAEGNPVGTGNYDPVSDVRFLEHEIGMWLNGILNRNWEKLMRNFRALGGKPDQVLIEQMAGAGVSDSHIRRALAEMKKDLGSWNAEDVKAFATLLRKYSKPMILAANKIDLAPPENVKRLLALKDEMVIPVSGAAEIALRMAEKAGLISYRPGDPDFQVKGELNPAQKAGLDKIRALMKEYGGTGVQECINRAVFDLLDYIVLYPVEDENKFTDRKGVILPDAFLMKRGSTARDLAYRVHSDIGESFLFAIDARSKMRLGEKHELKDGDVIKIVSTK, encoded by the coding sequence ATGCTCTCTGTCGGGCTGGCTGGAAAGCCGAACTCTGGCAAATCCACCTTTTTCAAGGCTGCAACCCTGGTAGAGGTGGATATCGCCAACTACCCGTTCACCACCATCGATGCTAATCACGGCGTCTCCTATGTTCGCGTCCCCTGTGCCTGCCGGGACCTGGGCATTGAGAAGGGCTGCGGTAGATGCAATGACGGGGTGCGCTTCATCGCCATTGAGCTGATCGATGTTGCCGGCCTGGTGCCTGATGCTCACCTGGGCAAGGGGCTGGGCAATGAGTTCCTTGATGCCCTGCGGGTGGCGGAGGCGGTGATTCATGTCCTGGATGCCTCCGGCGGCACCGATGCCGAAGGAAACCCTGTGGGGACGGGGAACTACGATCCCGTATCCGATGTGAGATTTTTGGAGCACGAGATCGGCATGTGGCTCAATGGCATCCTCAACAGAAACTGGGAGAAATTGATGAGGAACTTCCGCGCCCTGGGAGGAAAACCGGATCAGGTCCTGATCGAGCAGATGGCGGGGGCGGGGGTATCAGACAGCCACATTCGCCGCGCCCTGGCGGAGATGAAAAAGGATCTGGGAAGCTGGAATGCTGAGGATGTGAAGGCCTTCGCCACACTGCTGCGAAAGTACAGCAAGCCCATGATCCTGGCCGCTAATAAGATCGATCTCGCTCCACCCGAGAACGTGAAGAGGCTGCTGGCGCTGAAGGATGAGATGGTGATACCGGTCAGCGGGGCAGCGGAGATCGCTTTGCGGATGGCAGAGAAGGCGGGCCTGATCAGTTACCGGCCTGGAGATCCTGATTTCCAGGTCAAAGGAGAGCTCAATCCCGCACAGAAGGCGGGCCTGGATAAGATCAGGGCTCTGATGAAGGAGTACGGCGGAACCGGGGTGCAGGAGTGCATCAACCGGGCGGTATTCGATCTATTGGATTATATCGTTCTTTATCCTGTGGAGGATGAGAATAAATTCACCGACAGGAAAGGGGTGATACTGCCCGATGCCTTCCTGATGAAGCGGGGGAGCACCGCCCGCGATCTCGCCTACCGGGTGCACTCGGACATCGGGGAGAGCTTTCTGTTCGCCATCGATGCCCGGAGCAAGATGCGCCTGGGGGAGAAGCACGAGCTGAAGGACGGGGATGTGATAAAGATAGTCTCGACGAAGTGA
- a CDS encoding formate--phosphoribosylaminoimidazolecarboxamide ligase — protein MISKEEISEILKGYDKKNITIATICSHSSLQIFHGARQEGFKTLGICIGQPPRFYDAFPLAKPDRFACIESYKALLDYADDLVAENAIVIPHGSLVEYLGIEHFESLAVPTFGNRRVLAWESDREMEREWMLRAGVNVPMRFEKADDIDRPVMVKYHGAKGGRGFFIAKTKEELQSKMSSQDKYTIQEFILGTRYYIHFFYSPIKQEGYRLSKGSLEMLGIDRRVESNADEIFRIGSMKELAEAGIYPSFVVTGNLPLVLRESLLPRAFELGERVVETSLDLFGGMIGAFSLETIVTDELEFKVFEISARIVAGTNLYINGSPYSDLVEPELSNGRRIAQEIKQANELGLLDEIVS, from the coding sequence ATGATTTCTAAAGAGGAGATTTCGGAGATACTGAAGGGATACGATAAGAAAAATATCACTATAGCCACCATCTGCTCGCACAGCAGCCTGCAAATCTTTCATGGCGCCCGTCAGGAAGGATTCAAGACCCTGGGCATCTGCATCGGCCAGCCACCCCGATTCTATGATGCCTTCCCCTTAGCCAAGCCTGACAGGTTCGCCTGCATTGAGAGCTATAAGGCCCTGCTGGACTATGCTGATGATCTTGTCGCAGAGAACGCCATTGTAATCCCTCATGGATCACTGGTCGAATATCTGGGGATTGAACACTTCGAGTCCCTGGCAGTGCCCACATTCGGCAACCGTCGCGTCCTGGCCTGGGAGAGCGACAGGGAGATGGAAAGGGAGTGGATGCTGAGGGCGGGAGTCAATGTGCCCATGCGATTTGAGAAGGCAGATGATATCGACCGCCCGGTGATGGTCAAGTATCATGGAGCCAAAGGGGGGCGGGGGTTTTTCATAGCCAAGACCAAAGAAGAGCTGCAGAGCAAGATGAGCAGCCAGGATAAGTACACCATCCAGGAGTTCATCCTGGGCACCAGATACTATATCCATTTCTTCTACTCGCCCATTAAGCAGGAGGGATACAGGCTGAGCAAGGGGTCACTGGAGATGCTGGGCATAGACCGGAGGGTGGAGTCGAATGCCGATGAGATATTCCGCATCGGCAGCATGAAAGAGCTGGCCGAGGCGGGCATCTATCCCAGCTTTGTGGTCACCGGCAATCTGCCCTTAGTGCTTCGCGAGTCGCTTCTCCCCAGAGCCTTTGAGCTGGGGGAGCGGGTGGTGGAGACCAGCCTCGACCTCTTCGGGGGAATGATCGGCGCCTTCAGCCTGGAGACCATAGTGACCGATGAGCTGGAGTTCAAGGTCTTTGAGATATCAGCCAGGATAGTCGCTGGAACCAATCTCTATATCAACGGCTCTCCTTACTCCGATTTGGTTGAGCCGGAGCTCTCCAATGGCAGGCGCATTGCTCAGGAGATAAAACAGGCGAATGAGCTGGGTCTGCTGGATGAGATCGTGAGCTAG